One genomic window of Sporosarcina ureae includes the following:
- a CDS encoding ABC transporter substrate-binding protein, producing the protein MKKLAGVISVLMLLFVLSACSAENEKAEDQTDTSTVKAEEIEKTTDTSIEVTDMTGQILTFDETPKSVATLSSGDLDMLLALGIEVDGRPTVQGPPNKELEGIAEIGNPHQPNFEKIAEIHPELIIAAPSFKQHEANMERQGTKIVYTAANSVEDIQNTIGLFGQLFNKAKEAKTIQDTIAEKIENSTAHKADAVKTLLVYGAPGTYMVALPNSLSGNLLELAGGVNIASDFPNEEKFPQYASLSVEKIIERNPEMVMLITHGEPEAVKAAFEGEMLKNPAWKNLDAVKAGNVIVLPSHLFGTSPGTKVVEALDVMKDSLGQVK; encoded by the coding sequence ATGAAAAAGTTAGCAGGCGTGATAAGCGTACTGATGTTACTGTTTGTACTCAGTGCGTGTAGCGCGGAGAATGAGAAAGCTGAAGATCAAACAGATACATCTACAGTAAAAGCAGAAGAGATAGAGAAAACAACTGATACAAGTATCGAAGTGACAGACATGACAGGCCAAATTTTAACATTCGACGAAACGCCAAAATCTGTCGCAACACTAAGTTCGGGTGATCTCGACATGCTACTAGCGCTCGGTATAGAAGTAGACGGACGACCAACAGTGCAAGGACCACCGAATAAAGAGTTAGAAGGAATCGCTGAAATTGGGAATCCGCATCAGCCGAATTTTGAGAAGATTGCAGAAATACATCCTGAACTCATTATTGCGGCACCAAGCTTCAAACAACATGAAGCGAACATGGAGCGCCAAGGAACGAAGATTGTTTACACAGCAGCTAACTCTGTGGAAGACATTCAAAATACAATTGGACTATTTGGCCAGCTATTTAATAAAGCAAAAGAAGCAAAAACCATTCAAGACACTATCGCTGAAAAAATTGAAAACAGCACAGCGCACAAAGCAGATGCTGTGAAAACATTATTAGTGTACGGAGCACCCGGTACATACATGGTGGCACTTCCGAATTCATTATCAGGTAATCTACTTGAACTGGCAGGTGGAGTAAATATTGCAAGTGATTTCCCGAATGAAGAAAAATTCCCACAGTATGCAAGTTTAAGCGTAGAGAAAATCATTGAACGCAATCCTGAAATGGTGATGTTGATCACTCATGGTGAACCGGAAGCGGTCAAAGCGGCATTCGAAGGCGAAATGTTGAAGAATCCGGCATGGAAAAACTTAGATGCAGTGAAGGCAGGAAACGTCATCGTCTTACCTTCTCACTTATTTGGTACGAGTCCTGGTACAAAAGTAGTGGAAGCACTTGACGTGATGAAAGATAGCTTAGGACAGGTTAAATAA
- a CDS encoding FecCD family ABC transporter permease: protein MATEEQTQKERHPLATKRVITLVVSGSLLLIAAVLSLMIGPVSFSLQEIWDGIFVANDTMERRIVWELRFPRVLVGMIVGVSLAVAGAILQGVMRNPLADPGIIGVSSGAGLAATIIMIIYPAYIMFLPLAAFLGALTTAVVIYALSWRGGASPLRIILVGVAINAVIGACMSALMLLYSDRVQAVLPWLAGGIAGVGWVQFEMIIYYALAAFVLAIFSVKHIRILRLGDEVAKLLGHNVERSRFFLIVLSTLLAGMAVSVSGLIGFVGLVVPHIMRSIVGGDYRFLLPASALGGGLLVVVADTIARTLFNPIELPVGILLSFLGGPFFLYLIQKRRDSFANN, encoded by the coding sequence ATTGCAACGGAAGAACAGACGCAGAAAGAACGTCATCCACTAGCCACAAAACGGGTCATTACCCTTGTTGTAAGTGGCAGTTTACTCCTCATCGCAGCTGTCTTGAGCTTAATGATTGGTCCAGTATCGTTTTCTTTGCAGGAAATTTGGGACGGGATCTTCGTAGCAAATGACACGATGGAACGGCGAATTGTGTGGGAACTTCGCTTTCCGCGTGTGCTTGTCGGCATGATTGTGGGAGTTAGTCTCGCAGTCGCAGGTGCGATATTACAGGGCGTTATGCGTAACCCGTTGGCTGATCCCGGAATTATTGGTGTCTCATCAGGGGCAGGGCTTGCGGCCACCATCATCATGATTATTTATCCAGCCTATATCATGTTTTTACCGCTTGCCGCATTTCTTGGAGCGCTCACAACAGCCGTTGTAATCTATGCCTTGTCATGGAGAGGCGGGGCATCGCCTTTACGCATCATTTTAGTCGGTGTCGCCATTAACGCGGTAATTGGCGCATGTATGAGTGCATTGATGCTCTTGTACAGCGATCGCGTGCAAGCGGTGTTGCCTTGGCTTGCTGGAGGAATCGCAGGTGTCGGCTGGGTACAGTTTGAAATGATTATTTATTATGCGCTTGCTGCTTTCGTGCTAGCCATCTTCTCGGTCAAGCATATCCGAATATTGCGTTTAGGTGACGAAGTGGCGAAGTTGCTCGGGCATAATGTGGAGCGAAGTCGATTTTTCCTTATCGTGTTAAGTACGCTACTTGCTGGAATGGCTGTTAGTGTTTCGGGACTTATTGGTTTCGTTGGTCTCGTCGTTCCACATATCATGCGCTCAATAGTAGGAGGGGATTACCGGTTTTTATTGCCGGCTTCCGCGCTCGGTGGTGGATTGTTAGTCGTAGTAGCGGACACCATTGCCCGTACGTTATTTAATCCAATCGAACTGCCGGTCGGAATTTTACTATCATTCCTCGGCGGACCGTTCTTCTTATATCTCATTCAAAAACGGAGGGATTCATTTGCTAATAACTGA
- the rbsK gene encoding ribokinase: MITVIGNANIDLIAQADTFPLQGETVRGKDFQTAPGGKGANQAVACAKLGHKVQLIGTTGTDSFGEMIVANLRKQQVDTSYITQVEGPSGVAVILLTEGDNRIISIPGANHALSLERMKELKSIIGASQLVMMQLELPVDTVWYVLELCKDLEVPIIMDPAPSTSFQMEYMPYVRYLTPNETECAQLFGTSIEETVTNYPNQLLVTLGKDGVCYHDHEEIIFVPGVPAQVVDTTGAGDTFNGALASRLVQGSDLQSAVEFAIVAASLSVGKFGAQGGMPTMLEVVKKAENLANENK, encoded by the coding sequence ATGATTACAGTAATTGGCAACGCGAATATAGATTTGATTGCACAAGCGGATACGTTTCCTTTACAAGGCGAGACCGTTAGAGGAAAGGACTTTCAGACGGCACCTGGTGGCAAGGGGGCGAATCAAGCTGTAGCATGTGCGAAACTTGGCCATAAAGTTCAGTTAATTGGTACGACGGGCACGGATTCATTCGGAGAAATGATTGTGGCTAATTTGCGGAAGCAACAAGTGGACACTTCGTATATCACGCAAGTAGAAGGCCCTTCTGGCGTAGCCGTTATTTTATTGACGGAAGGGGATAACCGAATCATTTCCATACCAGGAGCGAACCATGCGCTCAGTCTAGAACGGATGAAGGAATTGAAATCGATTATTGGAGCTAGTCAACTGGTAATGATGCAGCTGGAACTTCCTGTAGATACTGTGTGGTATGTGCTCGAGCTGTGTAAAGACTTAGAAGTGCCTATCATAATGGATCCGGCGCCTTCCACGAGCTTTCAAATGGAATACATGCCATATGTTCGTTATCTGACACCCAATGAAACCGAGTGTGCACAACTCTTCGGTACTTCAATAGAAGAAACGGTGACAAACTATCCGAATCAACTGCTCGTGACACTTGGAAAAGACGGTGTTTGTTACCACGATCACGAGGAAATCATCTTTGTGCCGGGTGTGCCTGCGCAAGTTGTGGATACGACAGGTGCAGGGGATACATTTAACGGAGCGCTCGCCAGCCGACTAGTGCAAGGGAGTGATTTACAGTCTGCCGTTGAGTTCGCCATTGTGGCGGCTTCATTATCGGTAGGCAAATTTGGTGCACAAGGCGGTATGCCAACTATGCTAGAAGTAGTAAAAAAAGCAGAAAATCTGGCGAATGAAAATAAGTAG
- a CDS encoding ABC transporter permease, protein MSTTALFLTLIFVLIPLVLSKTLGLQLEKDTIVATIRSTVQLVAVGFVLKFVFDSESYLFIFLMVVLMIGAAVQNARKKGQGIKGITWKLIVTFVLLEVLTQSILLGFKIVPATAQYIISLTGMVIGNSMVLAILFLNRFVSEVEAHRPESELILSLGGTPKQAIHKQLIRSIQASMIPTIESQKTIGLVQLPGMMSGQIIAGADPLEAVQFQILVIFLLLTTAALTSVCLGLLSYPTLFNERMQMIQRRQEHSK, encoded by the coding sequence ATGAGTACCACTGCCTTATTCCTAACACTGATATTTGTGTTGATACCGTTAGTACTATCCAAAACACTTGGATTGCAGTTGGAGAAAGATACAATTGTCGCGACGATTCGTTCGACTGTGCAATTAGTGGCGGTCGGTTTCGTACTGAAGTTTGTCTTTGATTCGGAAAGTTATTTGTTCATCTTCTTGATGGTCGTCTTGATGATTGGAGCAGCCGTGCAAAATGCGCGTAAAAAAGGGCAAGGTATTAAAGGGATCACGTGGAAGCTGATCGTGACTTTTGTGTTGCTCGAAGTGTTGACGCAAAGTATCTTACTTGGATTCAAGATTGTTCCAGCTACTGCGCAATACATTATTTCACTGACAGGTATGGTGATCGGAAACTCGATGGTCCTTGCGATTTTATTTCTCAATCGTTTCGTGTCGGAAGTTGAAGCGCATCGCCCAGAAAGTGAACTGATCTTGTCACTTGGCGGCACACCAAAACAAGCGATACATAAGCAATTGATCCGCTCTATTCAGGCAAGTATGATTCCAACAATTGAAAGCCAAAAGACGATCGGACTCGTGCAATTGCCAGGTATGATGAGCGGTCAAATCATCGCTGGGGCGGACCCTTTAGAGGCTGTCCAATTTCAAATCTTAGTCATATTTCTATTGCTGACAACCGCTGCATTAACGAGTGTTTGTTTAGGTTTACTGTCCTATCCAACATTGTTTAATGAACGCATGCAAATGATTCAACGACGACAAGAGCACTCGAAGTAA
- a CDS encoding antibiotic biosynthesis monooxygenase — protein MMQKIIAINTIFVEKGKGEQVTARFAKAKTVHTFEGFIRMEVLLNEEGEDHDEIKVCTTWEDRQFFDKWLHSRENAKAHDTEAPKEPSPIVGNEVKTFDVKVQHLPAETE, from the coding sequence ATGATGCAGAAAATAATCGCAATCAATACAATATTTGTTGAAAAAGGTAAAGGCGAGCAAGTAACCGCGCGTTTTGCAAAAGCGAAAACTGTTCACACGTTTGAAGGCTTCATTCGCATGGAAGTATTGTTGAATGAAGAGGGCGAGGATCATGACGAAATAAAAGTGTGTACGACATGGGAAGACCGTCAATTTTTCGACAAATGGCTACATAGTCGTGAAAATGCCAAAGCGCACGACACCGAAGCACCGAAAGAACCGAGTCCAATAGTAGGCAATGAAGTGAAGACATTTGATGTGAAAGTTCAGCACTTACCAGCAGAAACCGAGTAA
- a CDS encoding YjiH family protein gives MKKYTASTWLVFLIPSILGVLLFMIPLPFTAGWKVPIAKLADILSGSLEPIIPQLMMCLIIVSALGSVLYLFVKKDPNRPSFFTNLFKVTPFWTITRIVGAIFAIMVVYKLGPEAIWSENTGGLLLAGDGLVSFLFSIFFFAGLLLPLLLNFGLLEFFGTLMVKIMRPLFKLPGRSSIDALASWIGDGTIGVLLTSKQYEDGHYTQREAAIISTTFSVVSITFTLVIIDKVGLGNYFLPFYATVLFTGLILALIMPRIYPLRSIKNTYIDDREYSTENEKLPAGTSVIKLGLTSALETASNQRSVMKTVRAGMQNVLDMWFGVAPVVMAFGTIALVMAEYTSIFRILGKPFEYILNFLQIPEAAEAAQTMVVGFADMFLPVILAEGVITSPITLFTIAAVSVIQLIYMSEVGGLILGTKIPLNIFDLLIIFLLRTIIALPIIAGIAHLLF, from the coding sequence TTGAAAAAATATACAGCTAGCACTTGGCTAGTATTCTTAATTCCGTCTATACTCGGTGTTCTATTATTCATGATTCCACTACCATTTACGGCGGGCTGGAAAGTACCGATTGCCAAATTAGCGGATATATTGTCTGGCTCATTGGAACCGATTATTCCACAACTTATGATGTGCTTGATCATTGTGTCTGCACTCGGATCGGTGCTTTATCTATTCGTTAAAAAAGATCCTAACAGACCTTCATTCTTTACAAATTTATTCAAAGTTACACCATTTTGGACGATTACCCGCATTGTAGGGGCAATCTTTGCCATTATGGTCGTCTATAAATTAGGTCCTGAAGCGATTTGGAGCGAGAATACAGGCGGATTGCTACTTGCAGGTGATGGACTCGTTTCCTTCCTGTTCAGTATCTTCTTCTTCGCCGGTCTGCTACTTCCTTTATTACTGAACTTCGGTTTGCTCGAATTCTTCGGTACGTTGATGGTGAAGATTATGCGACCATTATTTAAATTACCTGGACGCTCTTCTATTGATGCACTGGCTTCATGGATTGGAGACGGAACGATTGGTGTCTTACTTACAAGTAAACAATACGAAGACGGCCACTATACACAGCGTGAAGCAGCCATTATTTCCACTACGTTCTCTGTTGTGTCGATTACCTTTACACTCGTCATCATTGACAAAGTCGGTCTCGGAAATTACTTCTTACCATTTTATGCGACCGTTCTGTTTACAGGATTGATCCTCGCCTTGATCATGCCGAGAATTTATCCATTACGTTCAATTAAGAATACGTATATTGACGATCGCGAATATTCCACTGAGAATGAAAAACTGCCTGCCGGAACAAGCGTAATCAAACTAGGACTTACTAGCGCTCTCGAGACAGCTTCAAACCAACGCTCTGTTATGAAGACAGTTCGCGCAGGAATGCAAAACGTGCTCGACATGTGGTTCGGCGTCGCACCAGTAGTCATGGCTTTCGGAACAATCGCTTTAGTAATGGCTGAGTATACGAGTATATTCCGCATTTTAGGCAAGCCGTTTGAATATATCTTGAATTTCTTGCAGATTCCTGAGGCTGCAGAAGCCGCACAGACGATGGTCGTCGGATTCGCGGATATGTTCTTGCCTGTGATTTTAGCGGAAGGCGTTATTACATCGCCTATTACCCTATTTACAATTGCAGCCGTTTCCGTAATCCAGCTCATTTACATGTCCGAAGTTGGTGGCTTGATCTTAGGTACTAAAATCCCATTGAATATTTTCGACTTACTCATCATTTTCTTATTGCGAACAATTATTGCCTTACCAATCATTGCAGGTATTGCACATTTGTTGTTTTAA
- a CDS encoding ankyrin repeat domain-containing protein — MRTQAEKKQPIDQALVRDYLIAAHGDFEKVQKLIELEPDLVHAVMNWGGDDWESGLGAAAHTGNHDIAKYLLKKGARMDIFAAAMLGELEIVKALLKWYPNWDELKGPHGIPLLRHAAVGGEQSVPVFEYLQSIQMEVI, encoded by the coding sequence ATGAGAACGCAAGCAGAAAAGAAGCAACCTATTGACCAAGCGTTGGTACGAGACTATTTAATTGCAGCACATGGTGATTTTGAAAAAGTACAAAAGCTAATTGAACTGGAGCCTGATTTAGTACATGCTGTTATGAACTGGGGTGGCGATGACTGGGAAAGTGGTCTCGGGGCTGCAGCGCATACTGGCAATCACGATATTGCGAAGTATTTATTGAAAAAAGGTGCACGTATGGATATATTCGCAGCTGCTATGCTCGGTGAACTTGAAATTGTCAAAGCGTTGTTGAAATGGTACCCGAACTGGGATGAACTGAAAGGTCCACACGGCATTCCGTTACTTCGCCATGCAGCAGTCGGTGGCGAACAATCAGTGCCCGTCTTCGAATATTTACAGTCAATCCAAATGGAGGTAATATGA
- a CDS encoding M20/M25/M40 family metallo-hydrolase — protein sequence MNRYRFDTPEKLRALLCELVSWDSRSLTEGERFFSWKLQNKLSELEYFTENPDHITLHDAGLGRQVVHALYKHPDATDTIVLISHFDTVQTDEYGALEPLAFHPEELTKKLLENKDMLPEAARLDLESGKYLFGRGTMDMKMGLALHIQLIERASMENWPINLLLCTVPDEEVNSAGMRAAVKELVRLQEQEGHRYKLFLNGEPSFSQGPADTKEYIYSGTIGKIMPAALFYGKETHVGEPLKGITADYMASFLTHKMEWNPLFREIEQNESTPLPVTLHQKDLKTQYSTQTPQRAAALYNVFLFKRTAAEIMCLFEQVAKEAMAQCDEHYKAVCDRESAVPLGDIRVLRFEELLKYAEDQLGKNEVNRLKQEVLLQEEWDDREQCIRIVDTLMMECQELGPATVLFYAPPYYPAVNSSEDPLVKESIEFLQERAQVFDLTIEQVHYFNGICDLSYVHYKDEEDHWKAFAENTPVYGETYSIPFEDMRKLTAPVLNVGPFGKDAHQKTERLHIDSAFREMPVLLEQLVKKLAGMNQPKSR from the coding sequence ATGAATCGATACCGTTTTGATACCCCTGAAAAGCTACGTGCATTGCTTTGTGAACTAGTAAGTTGGGATAGTCGTTCGTTGACGGAAGGAGAGCGTTTCTTTTCCTGGAAGTTGCAAAATAAGTTGAGCGAACTGGAATATTTCACTGAGAATCCTGACCATATTACACTTCATGATGCGGGTCTCGGGCGGCAAGTCGTGCATGCTCTTTATAAACATCCTGATGCCACAGATACCATTGTGTTAATCAGTCATTTTGATACTGTGCAAACAGATGAATATGGAGCACTTGAACCACTCGCTTTCCATCCGGAAGAGCTGACGAAGAAGTTGTTAGAAAATAAAGATATGTTGCCTGAAGCTGCACGTCTTGACTTAGAATCTGGAAAATATCTATTCGGCCGAGGTACGATGGATATGAAGATGGGGTTGGCTTTACATATACAGTTGATCGAGCGAGCAAGTATGGAAAATTGGCCTATTAATTTATTATTATGTACCGTACCGGATGAAGAAGTGAACTCAGCGGGGATGCGGGCTGCGGTAAAGGAACTTGTACGTCTGCAAGAACAGGAAGGTCACCGCTATAAATTATTCTTGAACGGTGAGCCTTCATTTTCACAAGGACCTGCGGATACGAAAGAATATATTTATTCGGGGACAATTGGAAAGATTATGCCTGCCGCATTATTCTATGGGAAAGAAACACATGTCGGCGAACCGTTAAAAGGGATTACTGCAGATTATATGGCGTCGTTTTTGACACATAAGATGGAGTGGAATCCTTTATTCCGTGAAATAGAGCAGAACGAATCAACACCTCTTCCTGTCACACTGCATCAGAAAGATTTGAAAACGCAGTACTCTACACAAACACCACAGCGGGCAGCTGCGTTATATAATGTTTTCTTATTCAAGCGGACAGCCGCTGAAATCATGTGTTTATTTGAACAAGTAGCAAAAGAAGCGATGGCACAGTGTGATGAACATTATAAAGCAGTGTGTGATCGTGAATCGGCTGTGCCTTTAGGAGATATTCGTGTACTGCGATTTGAAGAGTTGCTAAAGTACGCTGAAGATCAGTTAGGAAAAAACGAAGTGAACAGATTAAAACAAGAAGTGCTATTGCAAGAAGAATGGGATGACCGCGAGCAATGTATACGTATTGTCGACACATTAATGATGGAGTGTCAGGAACTTGGGCCAGCGACCGTTCTATTCTATGCGCCCCCTTATTATCCAGCTGTTAACTCGTCTGAAGATCCACTTGTAAAGGAATCGATTGAGTTTTTGCAGGAGCGTGCGCAAGTGTTTGATCTGACAATTGAACAGGTACATTATTTTAATGGAATTTGCGATTTAAGTTATGTGCATTATAAGGATGAAGAAGATCATTGGAAAGCGTTTGCAGAGAATACGCCGGTCTATGGTGAGACGTATTCTATTCCGTTTGAAGATATGCGCAAGCTCACTGCACCGGTGTTAAATGTGGGGCCGTTTGGTAAGGATGCGCATCAAAAGACAGAGCGGTTGCATATCGATAGTGCGTTCAGGGAGATGCCGGTGTTGTTGGAGCAGTTGGTGAAGAAGCTTGCGGGCATGAACCAGCCGAAGTCTAGGTGA
- a CDS encoding DinB family protein, producing the protein MVFGENIKVRKRILQLIDGLTDEEFNGTPSHGGWSPKQIVEHLALMECRVATNIAQELKNPESLRVFKKPISVSASPLVKAYFMEYTQPTDMHLSIPEVKEKLHASRNYLLDIYESATITELRCKSLKHPIFGNVPLIQWFRFVGFHEKRHLRQLKRAVEQVKSARVQLVSTSK; encoded by the coding sequence ATGGTTTTTGGAGAAAACATCAAGGTCCGTAAACGCATCTTGCAGTTGATTGATGGCTTAACAGATGAGGAATTTAACGGAACACCATCACATGGCGGCTGGTCACCCAAACAGATTGTAGAACATTTAGCTTTAATGGAATGTCGAGTTGCTACAAACATCGCCCAAGAATTGAAAAATCCTGAGAGTTTACGTGTATTCAAAAAACCGATCAGTGTATCGGCAAGTCCTTTAGTAAAGGCGTACTTCATGGAATATACACAACCAACAGACATGCATCTTTCAATTCCAGAAGTGAAAGAGAAGTTGCATGCATCTAGAAATTACTTGTTGGATATCTATGAATCTGCCACCATTACAGAACTTCGCTGTAAATCGCTCAAGCATCCGATTTTTGGAAATGTGCCGTTAATTCAATGGTTCCGTTTCGTAGGATTCCACGAAAAACGTCATCTACGACAATTGAAACGTGCAGTGGAGCAAGTGAAGTCAGCCCGTGTCCAGCTAGTTTCAACGTCTAAATAA
- a CDS encoding ABC-F family ATP-binding cassette domain-containing protein produces MSHLVVEKLTKTVGDKTLFKDVGFNLTSGDKIGLIGINGTGKSTLLSILAGHGSADTIIMDHPNKFRVAYLPQEPIVNPDLTVMEAVFESDAPVIRTNLNYEHALQQLTEDSSNPEFQERYSHYQNEMDETGGWDLNALARTILMKLGIETFDKKLGELSGGQLKRVALAKVLIEPADLLLLDEPTNHLDVASIQWLQDFLQNVQGAVLFVTHDRYFLDQVATHIYELADKTLYSHTGNYADYLESKALREEMSAASDQKDRNRYRSELKWIRRGAKARSTKQKARIDRFDDLQAKVKQTDESLDFEMDLQTTRLGKKVLEINNISKKFDDKVILNGFSAILQAKERIAIIGPNGVGKTTLLQMLDGTTMPDSGEVDIGSTVKIAHFHQHLPPMKENQRIIEYIRETSNDIEAGNGERLSATQMLERFLFPSSAHGTPIGKLSGGERKRLYLLKLLMEQPNVLLLDEPTNDLDLETLSVLESFIDTFAGVVVTISHDRFFLDRISRKLWILDGSGEIDVRLGLYSDFLDEKNTKEVKPQAKVAVVTPASEITAPKKKMTFAEKKQYETIESDIEKLEENIAETEQQMTTTGSDYDQLRQLDEELVTLNQQYEELVERWAYLQDLAD; encoded by the coding sequence ATGAGTCATTTAGTAGTAGAGAAATTAACCAAAACGGTTGGAGATAAAACCCTTTTTAAAGACGTTGGCTTTAATTTGACGAGCGGAGATAAAATTGGTCTGATCGGTATTAATGGTACCGGTAAATCTACGTTATTATCTATTCTTGCCGGACATGGAAGTGCAGATACGATTATAATGGATCATCCGAATAAATTCCGTGTAGCCTATTTACCGCAAGAGCCGATTGTGAATCCAGATTTAACCGTAATGGAGGCGGTATTTGAAAGCGATGCACCTGTTATACGTACAAACCTCAATTATGAGCATGCCCTGCAGCAACTAACTGAAGATTCCTCAAATCCTGAGTTCCAGGAACGTTACTCCCATTATCAAAATGAAATGGATGAAACAGGCGGCTGGGATTTGAATGCATTAGCGCGGACGATTTTAATGAAGCTAGGTATTGAAACATTCGATAAAAAGCTAGGTGAACTGTCGGGCGGTCAGCTAAAACGAGTAGCATTAGCTAAAGTGCTGATCGAACCAGCAGATTTACTATTGTTGGACGAGCCAACGAACCATCTGGATGTTGCATCGATCCAATGGTTACAAGATTTCTTGCAAAATGTTCAAGGGGCAGTATTATTCGTTACACACGATCGGTACTTCCTGGATCAAGTTGCTACGCATATTTACGAATTAGCGGATAAAACGCTTTATTCGCATACCGGAAATTATGCAGATTATTTGGAGTCAAAAGCACTGCGAGAAGAGATGTCAGCTGCTTCGGATCAGAAAGACCGTAATCGCTACCGTAGTGAATTGAAATGGATTCGCCGCGGTGCAAAAGCGCGTTCAACGAAACAGAAAGCGCGAATCGATCGCTTTGATGATCTTCAAGCGAAAGTGAAGCAGACTGATGAGTCACTAGACTTTGAAATGGATTTACAAACGACACGTCTAGGTAAAAAAGTATTGGAAATCAACAATATTTCGAAAAAATTTGACGACAAAGTGATATTGAACGGTTTTTCTGCTATTCTACAGGCGAAAGAACGTATTGCAATTATCGGACCGAATGGTGTAGGGAAGACGACACTTCTTCAAATGCTAGATGGCACGACTATGCCGGACTCGGGTGAAGTTGATATAGGCTCTACCGTAAAGATTGCTCATTTCCATCAACATTTACCACCAATGAAGGAAAATCAACGAATCATTGAATATATCCGTGAGACGTCCAATGACATTGAAGCAGGGAATGGTGAACGGTTGTCTGCCACGCAAATGTTAGAACGGTTTTTATTCCCGTCTTCTGCCCATGGAACACCGATCGGGAAATTGTCAGGTGGAGAGCGCAAACGTCTCTATCTATTAAAGCTATTGATGGAACAGCCAAATGTCTTACTGTTGGATGAGCCGACGAATGATTTGGATCTCGAAACGTTGTCCGTTTTGGAATCGTTCATTGATACATTTGCTGGTGTAGTCGTGACGATTTCCCATGACCGTTTCTTCTTGGATCGAATCTCACGTAAGTTATGGATTCTTGATGGCTCAGGTGAAATCGATGTACGTCTTGGTCTATATTCAGATTTCCTTGATGAAAAGAATACAAAAGAAGTGAAGCCACAAGCTAAAGTTGCGGTTGTTACTCCTGCTTCAGAAATTACAGCGCCAAAAAAGAAAATGACATTCGCTGAAAAGAAGCAATACGAAACGATTGAGTCGGATATAGAAAAGTTAGAAGAAAATATAGCAGAAACGGAACAACAGATGACGACTACAGGCTCAGATTACGATCAGCTACGCCAACTGGATGAAGAGCTAGTAACGCTGAATCAACAATATGAAGAACTGGTCGAGCGCTGGGCTTACTTACAGGATTTAGCTGATTAA
- a CDS encoding ABC transporter ATP-binding protein, which yields MLITEELSYRHSDSFELTSIDLHIKQGEIVSLLGPNGSGKSTFLRLISRLITPGSGEVLLNGERLKRMKSQEVARNLAMLPQMQDHQLDVTVGELVEFGRHPHRSGYGKLSREDQEIIDWAIGVTKLEKYKNRMLQSLSGGERQRAWIAMAIAQRPKVLLLDEPTTYLDISHQLEVMELVMELNEMYGMTVIMVLHDINQAASYSDRLIVLKDGNVRFDGIPQCVLCKEMFHSIFEIDAEIFMNNGKCFFTPSKLEKGECYENASRKEATY from the coding sequence TTGCTAATAACTGAGGAACTGAGCTACCGTCATTCGGATTCATTCGAATTAACATCCATTGATTTGCATATTAAGCAAGGAGAAATCGTCAGTTTATTAGGTCCAAATGGGTCAGGTAAGTCGACATTTCTGCGATTGATTTCTAGACTGATCACACCAGGAAGCGGTGAAGTTCTGTTGAACGGCGAACGATTGAAACGAATGAAATCCCAAGAAGTGGCACGGAATTTAGCTATGCTTCCGCAAATGCAAGACCATCAGCTTGATGTCACGGTAGGCGAGTTAGTAGAATTCGGTCGTCATCCCCACCGGTCGGGCTATGGCAAGTTAAGTCGCGAAGATCAGGAGATTATTGATTGGGCAATCGGTGTGACGAAGTTGGAGAAGTACAAGAATCGCATGTTGCAATCATTATCCGGTGGCGAACGTCAGCGTGCATGGATTGCGATGGCCATTGCTCAGCGGCCGAAAGTATTATTGCTAGATGAACCCACTACGTATTTGGACATTTCGCATCAATTGGAAGTGATGGAACTGGTCATGGAATTAAATGAAATGTACGGAATGACTGTCATCATGGTTCTCCATGATATCAACCAAGCGGCAAGTTACAGCGACCGCCTGATTGTGTTGAAAGATGGTAATGTACGTTTTGACGGAATTCCACAATGTGTTCTCTGCAAAGAAATGTTCCATTCCATTTTCGAAATAGACGCGGAGATTTTCATGAATAATGGAAAATGCTTTTTCACACCAAGTAAATTAGAAAAGGGTGAATGCTATGAGAACGCAAGCAGAAAAGAAGCAACCTATTGA